One Diospyros lotus cultivar Yz01 chromosome 1, ASM1463336v1, whole genome shotgun sequence genomic window carries:
- the LOC127806659 gene encoding U11/U12 small nuclear ribonucleoprotein 48 kDa protein: MNPPSFLGAPSSFSTFPPSFPNPNPNLVYPHFGNQIQASSTAATTSLAPPPLDLPTALSTLKHLVRLSESTLHSLSTLLPPTSATAAATCPFNPHHRVSPESLFRHSLHCPSAPTLDLDLYLSSLRYPNTLRSSDDATKHNRFVQALHDRNSEYCFSLDEYCDFGPNFFYRDCPGIVTSPNQDGTSRTFTMPGILSIECANFMPSGNGEIKGFPAKHIGLLPSELWVVWNEIAAWNDYPTNYSYSVLRAVLCSRIVQEYDFLTWVIGNSPEYGVVIDVALRDHVVLLFRLCMKAIVNEAVALVESVKELNVPAISFKCPVLVQVLMWLSFQLSVLYGELNAKLFAINMLKQWILNASSNSSLYPMGQNVPEIPALKDADGRTIEFSETIVDDKENSLVDESNSSIEICVSQVAAAVAALHERSLLEQKVKALRDDHLLTGYQRIVEHAYLSTRADEERQKRPNYRPLLEHDGLLWQRPQDQDTNKTKTREELLAEERDYKRRRMSYRGKKVKRTTTQVMRDIIDEYMESITQAGTIGSLLNDSEKEGKFPCEPSLGDIYSNVDGLKKNLLDTSEEKRPYGYKKELYSSNDIIFTRFESESPENSKQHGRDSGRHREHLESQRCLDRDSHYREHYSKSSDRQSSHGRSSDHKHRDDVELSRNNVSRSADNSQRWSHERTNYQREQGDNRHSRSHERTSHRRERNDLKTETKDRRRKHASRDLKSESVPVYEIDDRYDPTESHDMYEKDGH; encoded by the exons ATGAATCCTCCATCTTTTCTTGGAGCACCATCCTCATTCTCGACCTTTCCGCCTTCTttccctaaccctaaccctaatctTGTCTATCCTCATTTCGGCAACCAGATCCAAGCCTCCTCCACCGCCGCGACCACTTCATTGGCGCCACCTCCGCTTGATCTCCCCACGGCTCTCTCGACACTCAAGCACCTCGTTCGCCTCTCGGAATCCACACTCCACTCTCTCTCCACTCTCCTCCCTCCGACTTCCGCCACTGCCGCCGCTACTTGCCCTTTCAACCCCCACCATCGCGTTTCTCCGGAGTCCCTCTTCCGGCACTCTCTCCACTGCCCTTCTGCCCCTACCCTAGACCTCGACCTCTACCTTTCTTCGTTGCGTTATCCCAACACGCTCCGATCCTCCGACGATGCAACTAAGCACAACCGTTTCGTTCAAGCCCTCCATGATCGCAATTCCGAGTACTGTTTCTCACTAGACGAGTACTGCGATTTCGGCCCCAATTTTTTCTACCGGGATTGCCCAGGCATTGTTACATCCCCAAATCAAGACGGTACAAGCCGAACCTTCACGATGCCGGGCATTTTATCTATTGAATGTGCGAATTTTATGCCCAGCGGTAATGGCGAGATCAAGGGTTTTCCGGCGAAGCATATTGGGCTTCTTCCTTCGGAATTGTGGGTCGTCTGGAATGAAATCGCGGCATGGAATGATTATCCAACCAACTATTCGTATAGCGTTCTTAGAGCTGTTTTATGTTCTCGTATCGTGCAAGAGTATGATTTCCTGACGTGGGTAATTGGGAATTCGCCTGAGTATGGCGTTGTGATTGACGTGGCGTTGAGAGATCACGTGGTTTTACTCTTTCGGCTTTGCATGAAAGCAATTGTTAACGAAGCCGTTGCTTTGGTGGAGTCCGTGAAGGAGTTAAATGTGCCAGCTATAAGTTTTAAGTGTCCTGTTCTAGTCCAAGTGCTGATGTGGTTGTCCTTTCAGTTATCTGTATTATATGGGGAGTTGAATGCGAAGCTTTTTGCTATTAACATGCTAAAGCAATGGATATTAAATGCTTCATCGAATTCTTCATTGTATCCGATGGGACAAAATGTCCCCGAAATACCAGCTCTAAAGGATGCAGACGGTAGAACTATAGAATTTTCTGAAACAATTGTGGATGATAAAGAAAATAGTTTGGTGGACGAGTCTAATAGTAGCATAGAGATTTGTGTCTCCCAGGTAGCAGCAGCAGTGGCTGCATTGCATGAACGGTCCTTGCTCGAACAGAAAGTCAAGGCACTGCGGGATGACCACTTGCTTACTGGGTATCAGAG GATAGTTGAGCATGCATATCTGTCAACACGAGCTGATGAGGAGAGGCAAAAACGCCCTAACTATAGACCTTTACTAGAACATGATGGGCTTCTTTGGCAGAGGCCGCAGGACCAG gatacaaataaaacaaagacaCGAGAGGAGTTATTAGCCGAGGAAAGGGATTACAAACGTCGAAGAATGTCATATCGTGGCAAGAAGGTGAAGCGAACTACAACACAG GTTATGAGGGATATAATAGATGAGTACATGGAAAGCATCACACAAGCAGGTACTATTGGTTCCTTGTTAAATGATTCTGAGAAAGAAGGAAAGTTCCCATGTGAACCTTCACTTGGTGACATATATTCCAACGTGGATGGGCTGAAGAAAAATTTACTGGATACCTCTGAAGAAAAACGGCCATATGGTTACAAGAAAGAATTGTATTCTAGTAACGATATCATCTTTACACGATTTGAGAGTGAGTCTCCTGAAAACAGCAAGCAACATGGACGAGATTCTGGTCGGCACCGGGAGCATCTAGAATCCCAGAGATGCCTAGACAGGGATAGCCATTATAGAGAGCATTATTCCAAAAGCTCAGACAGACAAAGTAGTCATGGCCGTTCAAGTGATCATAAGCACAGAGATGATGTGGAGCTGTCCAGAAACAATGTTTCCCGAAGTGCAGATAATAGCCAGCGTTGGTCACATGAGCGGACTAATTATCAGAGAGAGCAAGGTGACAATAGACATAGTAGGTCACATGAGCGAACTAGTCATCGAAGGGAGCGAAATGATCTGAAGACAGAGACAAAAGATAGACGACGGAAGCATGCATCCAGGGATCTTAAATCAGAATCTGTTCCTGTTTATGAGATTGATGACAGATATGATCCTACTGAATCTCATGACATGTATGAGAAAGATGGGCATTGA
- the LOC127792278 gene encoding pentatricopeptide repeat-containing protein At3g04760, chloroplastic: MTIYSAECFPHCLAFATHLKPTSRSGGNTVVGFRNPSPKVKVSAKTKPTLLQSYDFKETHLMKLLNRSCKSGKHSEALYFLECMVSKGYKPDVILCTKLIKGFFNSNNLGRAVRVLEILESYGEPDVFAYNALISGFCKVNQIGSANQVLNRMRNRGFSPDVVTYNIMIGSLCSRGKLGLALKVLDQLLEDNCQPTVITYTILIEATILQGGIDEAMKQLDEMLSRGLQPDMYTYNAIIRGLCREGMLDRASEFVRSLPANGCKPDVISYNTMLRALLSRGKWSDGEKLVAEMYARGCEPNVVTFSILISSLCREGKINEAVTVLKLMMEKGLSPDTYSYDPLISALCREGRLDLAIEFLDYMISNGCLPDIVNYNTILSALCKNGNAEQAMELFEKLAVIGCPPDVSSYNTMFSALWSNGDKTRALSVFCEMTNEGINPDEITYNSLISCFCRDGMVDEAIKVLAEMEESRFPPTVITYNIVLLGLCKAHRMDDAISMLAEMVRKGCRPNETTYILLIEGIGFAGWRPKAMELATSLHSMNIISKNSFKRLNKTFPLLGVYEEVAHTGINK, encoded by the coding sequence ATGACAATATATTCTGCTGAATGTTTTCCTCACTGTCTTGCCTTCGCCACTCATCTGAAACCCACTTCCCGGTCTGGTGGAAATACTGTTGTTGGCTTCAGAAATCCCTCACCAAAAGTTAAGGTTTCTGCTAAAACAAAGCCAACCCTTTTGCAATCCTATGATTTCAAGGAAACCCATTTGATGAAACTGCTCAATAGGTCCTGCAAATCAGGGAAACACAGTGAGGCACTCTACTTTCTCGAGTGTATGGTGAGCAAGGGTTACAAGCCAGATGTGATTCTCTGTACAAAGCTCATCAAAGGGTTCTTCAATTCCAACAATTTGGGAAGAGCAGTTAGGGTTTTAGAAATTTTGGAGTCATACGGTGAACCTGATGTTTTTGCCTATAATGCCCTGATTAGTGGGTTTTGTAAGGTAAATCAGATTGGATCAGCCAATCAAGTGTTGAACCGGATGAGAAACCGAGGCTTCTCGCCGGACGTTGTGACTTACAATATAATGATTGGGAGTCTTTGTAGTAGGGGGAAGTTGGGATTGGCCTTGAAGGTTTTGGATCAGTTGTTGGAGGATAATTGTCAGCCTACTGTGATAACCTATACAATTTTGATAGAAGCAACTATTCTCCAAGGAGGCATAGATGAAGCAATGAAGCAATTGGATGAGATGTTATCGAGAGGGCTTCAACCCGATATGTATACTTACAATGCCATAATCAGGGGATTGTGCAGGGAAGGGATGTTGGATAGGGCTTCTGAGTTTGTTAGGAGCTTACCGGCTAATGGTTGCAAACCGGATGTGATCTCATACAATACGATGTTGAGGGCATTATTGAGTCGGGGGAAATGGAGTGATGGGGAGAAGCTTGTAGCCGAGATGTATGCCAGAGGTTGTGAGCCAAATGTTGTTACTTTCAGCATCTTGATAAGCTCCCTTTGTCGAGAAGGCAAGATCAATGAGGCGGTTACTGTCTTGAAGCTTATGATGGAAAAAGGATTGAGTCCTGATACATACAGTTATGACCCGTTGATTTCTGCGCTATGCAGAGAGGGGAGGTTAGATTTGGCTATAGAGTTCTTGGATTATATGATCTCTAATGGTTGTCTCCCGGATATTGTGAACTACAACACAATCTTGTCTGCCCTGTGTAAGAATGGAAATGCTGAACAGGCTATGGAACTGTTTGAGAAGCTTGCTGTTATAGGTTGTCCTCCGGATGTGAGTTCTTATAACACAATGTTCAGTGCTTTATGGAGCAATGGGGATAAAACTAGGGCCTTGAGTGTGTTTTGTGAGATGACAAACGAGGGGATTAATCCCGATGAGATTACATACAATTCACTCATATCCTGTTTCTGCAGGGATGGAATGGTGGATGAGGCTATCAAGGTGTTGGCCGAAATGGAAGAGAGTCGATTCCCACCAACAGTCATCACTTACAACATTGTGCTTCTTGGGTTGTGCAAAGCTCATAGAATGGACGATGCCATTAGCATGCTAGCAGAAATGGTCAGAAAGGGCTGCCGGCCAAATGAAACTACATACATCCTGTTGATTGAAGGAATTGGCTTTGCAGGATGGCGACCCAAGGCCATGGAACTGGCAACCTCCCTTCATTCAATGAAcatcatttcaaaaaattcattcaaaCGTTTGAACAAAACTTTTCCTTTGCTCGGTGTTTATGAAGAAGTGGCTCATACAGGAATCAACAAGTAG